One Halalkalicoccus jeotgali B3 genomic window, CATTGAGCATCACATCCCGACCGTGATGGAGTGTGATGGGACAAGACAGCTAGCAGCAGGACGAGACAGGACGGACCAAACAAGATAGGACGGAACCAACGAAACTTACAGCGTCGTAAGAAGCGTTCGAGTCTAGCTGTGAGCCCGAAATCTCAACTCAGAACGCCTACAGCACTACATTAACTAGAAGTATTAACGAAGTAGTGGATGTACCCCACAGTAACTAGACCTAGTTTACAACCATCGGGAGGGTCGGAACAATCCGACCCTCCGTCATTGGTGTTGTGACGTCCCTAGGTGGGTTGTGGCCTATCTTACGGTCACCTCTGGTCGTTGTTTACGACGCTGTAACTTTCGGTGTCCCCTCCGCCAATCACGTTCTCGGCGTCAGGGTCGGTCTCACCGTCGAATGCTTGTTGCGATTTCCTCGAGTATTCTCGCCACTCGTCGGCGTCTATCAACAGGCGATTCTCGGCTACGTCAAAGTGCATCAGGTCACCGCCAAACCTCGCGCAGCGGCGAAGAATACGTTGGGCCGTGTTCGCATTCTCGGCAGGGTCAGCAAGCTCGGCTTTTCTTTCGGGGTCATTGGCAAACGACCGACGTATTTCGTCTGCGAGGTCCTTCGCGCAGATTTCCCGTGCTCCGCCTTGGAGACCGCGTGACATTTCCCGCAGCCGTGGGAATAACAGTGCAGCCCGCGCCGTGTTCGCTTCGTTTGAGAACGGGCCGTCCGCAATTGAATCCCCTTTTTGAACTTGGTGATGGCGATGGAGGTCAATCATCTCGTTGGGGTCCATCCCGCCAGTCCGTTCGAGGTAATCGTCGGGGTCAATGCGGTCCAATGCAATATCCCGAATCTCCGTTGCATTTGAGTCAGCCTTGCTCCGCGCGCCGTTGACAATGCGTCCGAGAGGTTGGTCGGGTATCTCCTCCTCAGTATGCGTTAGCCATAGCGCGTCGAGATGTTCGGTCTCGGAGGTTGGCCGATGGTCGAGTGACCAACCGTCATTGTTGTTCTCGGCTTTGGCGTCTACCTGTTCGATGTGTTCGGCGTTCTGCTCGATTTGTTCGTCCTGTTTCTCCAGTTCGGCTCGAAGCTCTTCGTTCTCGGTTTCAAGCTTCTCTCTCGCTCGACGTTCCTCAGCGACCGCTTCCCATATGCTGTCGTACTCGGTCTGTAGCTGTTCGACAGTTGCCGTCATCGGTCATCACTCTCCAACTGGCGTTCGACGAGTTCATCAATTGTCTCGCTATCCAAGTCCGTTTTTTTGGTTACAATGTCGCGGAGGATGGTATATCTCTCCGTCCGTGTTTGGACGGCCTTTTCTAACTCCTCTATCCGCTTTTGAAGGTCGTCAATGGCCTGCTGTTGGGCCTCGATGGTTTCGCCGGTGTCTGTCCCATCTCCGCTCGTAATGTCGCTTGTGTGGCTCATAGTTGGCTGAGCAAAGCCACGGCTCCCCGAAGGGGTAAACTATAAGCACCAACCCTACCAAGAAGCAGATGTACCAAATCTTGCTTCTGGCAGTGGGTGAGGCGCTTTGCCGTCCTCGCCTTTCGGTTACGTTGCCTAGCTTTGCTTATCGTAGACATTCCGCCCCTGGCACTTAAAGATGTGTCCTCAATTCCTCGGAATTCGGGAGGTAGAGACCTTGTCTACTAATGTCTGACGCCTGGCTGACGCCTGTCTGCCATTGAGTTGAAGACAATGCCATGCAATACCCATTGTATGCGTCAAATGACGGTTTCATTGAGGGAGGAACAAGCCCGATGGGTTGAGTCAAAAGTCGGGGACAGCAGCGACCATCAATCAAAGAGTGCCGTCATTCGTTTTATCATTGACGACCATCAAGACCGGAATGAGGAGCTAGTAGAATTGCAACGGAAACGCGAGGAGCTTGAAAATAAAGTTCAGCGACTACAGAACGAAAAGAAACTCATCTTGCAGCAGCGCGAGGAACACACGGAGCTAGTCGAGTCCATCCAGCGCGAGCAAACGATGGCCGAACGAAAGAACAAGGCGGGGGTTGCAACGCGGTTCAAGTGGTGGTTGACCGGAATGCCTGATGAATAGGCCTTGTAGTCTCAACGAGTAACAGCAAACTGTGAGTGTTGTCTTATTATCTTGCTATCACGATTACTATAGTTATTGCTATTACTGTTACTATAATTCTGGGGTTTGAGTGGGTCCAAACCCCTATATTCCTTAGTTTTATATTCCTGGCTGTGTAGAACAATAGATGTCGGTTGGAGCCCACCCTAATGCACCTGGGATTCCACCGGCGATGAGTGCCAACGATGACCAAATCAGACGAAGTAGACAATGATTGTGAGTGTGGGCGGCGAGAAAAGCTCGAACAACTGCTCTTAGGAACGAGGGTGCTTCATCTACTGATGGGCGCAATGGTCTCACTCGTTACAGCGATGACTCTCTTGGGTGTAGTCGGAGGGACTCCCTGAATCTGGGAGCCCACCCTAATGCATCAATAGATTCGTAGTATATCCTGATAATGGTTGCGCTCCATTACTTCGATTGTCTTACCCCCGCCAGAGCGTGGTCCCGCCGCGCGACGGCTGGATTACGGTAGGTGGTCGGCACTGTTAGTCTAGAGGAGGGCAGTCTGCTTACTCCGTATACTTGTCAGATAATTCTCTCATGTCGTCTACTGGGGAGTGATATCCAGCGTCTTGCCATTCCGAAAGCCACTCGTTAGCCGTTGAGACCGTTATCTTGTCTTGCTTGATACCCCGAACAAGAATACCAAGTGAACCAGTGACGGGAACATCAAGCTCTCTTGCTAATTGTCGTGCATCTCTGTCATCTGTAGCAAGTACTCTTCCGTTTATTAGAGCATGGTACAATGAATCTGCTTCTCCTGGGTCTAGATTACTGTCTATTTTCTCTCTGCTTGAGTGAATTCTTTTCAAATGTATAACAGTATTATCGCGTATATCGTATTCGTCATCGGGTTTGTCACTAACTATGAGGTCAAGAGCGTCTCCAAGGAATTCATATCCCGCGTTATATCCTTGTTGAAGCTCCTCTCTTACTGTAGTGACTACCATTGCACGAGGTAGTATATCAATTAGATATTCAACAGAACCCGATGTAGCGTAGTTAGACAAGACAGTAGCATCTAACACTGTCGTTTGGGGGAGACGGCCACTCATTCAAGATTAAGAGCTACGTCAATTTCAGAAGACGCATCATCAATGTCTTTCGGACCAAGACGAAGTTCGACACCACCCTCATGCAGTATCTCTCTCATCTCAAATCGAGATATCTCTAACCGTT contains:
- a CDS encoding ribbon-helix-helix domain-containing protein encodes the protein MRQMTVSLREEQARWVESKVGDSSDHQSKSAVIRFIIDDHQDRNEELVELQRKREELENKVQRLQNEKKLILQQREEHTELVESIQREQTMAERKNKAGVATRFKWWLTGMPDE
- a CDS encoding UPF0175 family protein, whose product is MCPSSLETAGKDKDLATIIGLYVLEELTLGQAAERLEISRFEMREILHEGGVELRLGPKDIDDASSEIDVALNLE